The Tripterygium wilfordii isolate XIE 37 chromosome 1, ASM1340144v1, whole genome shotgun sequence sequence AATCCGGATTTGAAATTAAGTACATCTGAAATTCAATTCGAGTTAGGGTTCGGACATATAAATATCTCATAAACACGTACTGTTGTCTGACCTAtaaccgattttttttttcatccttaCTCTAGCctcacaaaattcaaaaaaaaaaataataaagcacAAAATATTTTGTACAATCAAATGGGGTATTAGGTCAGACTAGTGTGAAAACTGCCTAAAGATAAGTAGACAACCCCACAAAAAGGGTCCTAGCACATGTATGTaagtatagttttttttttattattatatagaATGTAATTGTAGTTGTTTCATGACATTTAGACATTGACTATTATACCATTTATGGTGACTATTATTAATTCATTAAATAACTGCAAGTTTGCCTTTCTCTACAAAGAATTGAATAGACTGTAAACCCTAACGGACTTTGATGGCCACACaactttttttaaaaccaaGAAATCACTCAATGCAATCCCAACATGACCTTCGGATAGTTGAGTGACCATAAACCTTGGGCCATTAGAACAGCTCGCATCACGTTGACGATAAATAAGATTGGATCAAAACTCATGTAGGTAGAGGCTTAGAAGTGGGACAAGCCCACAAAACCATGATTCCACGAGAAAATATCATGGttggttggttcgaactcccaATCTCGGGCACCATAAATAAACCCTATATCCAAAAAGATAATCAATTAAGTTATTGCCAAGCAtcaaataaaatcatgaaaCAAAAGGTAGGGAGATATGTCACTACAAAGAATGAAAAAGACTGATCAAGCAAACACCCGACTTTGTTACCTTTTGTCAACAGagtatattattatatatatcagCTTCAGAGGCAGGCAGAGCTGGAAAAGGACTTGTTTGATAGCTTAAAGtgcctaacatttttgttggacTGCTAACTAATCCTTAATTAATAGTAAAGCTTAACCATTATCCAGTTGACAAAGCTATCACCGACCATGGAAAGTCATTCGCACTCCTTTGTTGGCACCTGGCAGACAATTTCCACCTACTCATAATAAAGCTGTAGACAAAAGGAAGGAAACCATACCTTGTAACCCCAGAGCTGGAAAGGCAGCCAGACATTGCTGAGTCCTCAAGGTTTGAAGCCTCTTCAGTCTTTTTGCCAGCTTTCAGGTTGGTTCATGTGTTTGCACATCTAGCTGAAGTTAGGCAAATGGCGAAATCTGAACCATAAACAGGCATTTTTAACTTTTAACATTGAAGTAGAGAAAACACTGAAGACATGATAAATGAACATCAGAGCAGCTTAGGGATTTGCTCTGAACTCTTCTTTGACCTGTaagataataataatttatatgaaaGATTTTCTACCAAATGCAAAGGAAGAAGTTAATCCATCAACTCTATAAAGAATGTCTAGGCTGAAGATCATTAGTGAACAAGTCGTTTTCAAGTTCGAGGGATACATAAAGATTCCAATTGCAATGTTACCATAAGAATCTGGACTTGACAAATTTACATACAAAAGTTCGCCCATCTAATAGACATAAGCAGCACAAAAATCCTTTTCTTCCAGAGATTTGCATTCCGGCAATCATCCGTCACGCAAATAAATGTTATACACAAAGTAGTGCTGCTTCTGAATGGAAATGATCTTTGACAATTATGAATGGATGCCATCACTGCATAGGGTTCTTTTATTCTAACGATGGCCAACTGGATGCGGGGATTCCCTGCTTTTGAAACCATTCAGGCATGTGGAACCTTTCATAAAGCAAAGGTCTGACATCGTTTTGCTGAGATAGATGCTTGAGAAGTGGAAGAAGAACATCCAGCAGCTGTCAAAACATGCAAAAGACAGGACGGTAAATGATAACCAAACACAATAGAAGAGTAGTAGGCATGCGAGCTTGAATAAGCTAGATGTCGATACCTGTGTATCGCGTGGTTGCCCTGCAGTGAAAGCAATACAAGGAATTCCATTAATTGGTTGCAGCAAGAAACTGAATGGATTGTTGTCAACTATGACTGTCCGACATAGATTTTTAGATAAGCAAGAGAGATCTTTCACATGCTCCCTATACTCCCTGTATTCATGCCAACAGAGTTTCACAAGCTTTATAACACATTTATCTTGAGCCAAAAGGAAGGGTCATGAACTTCACACTCCAATCATTGTAAGTAATTGGTTAAACATATAATGATCTACAATACTGAAAAACATAAGTCATACACCAAAATGAACAGCAAACTATGATGAGCACTTAGGAAACTTTACAACATGCCATCAACATATTATTCAACCTAGTTATCATTAAGTATGAAACTATGAACATGAAAATATCCATCCCCATGCTCatccaaaaacatatatacgtgCTTTATTTCCTCTCCAACTTGAGCGAGCATTAGTCATAGTTCATCAACAGCATAGTAAAAAATTATTGCATTTTCTTTTAGTGCAGGCGACATGAATTTTATGTCTGGCACAATCCTTACTCGTTTTCTGCAGTTGAGAACTAAAGTTTTCAGACGACAGATCTACAAAGCTATGACATTATCCTCAAACAAGTTTGGAGAACAAAAGTGACGAAGACAGTTAACTCATCAAATCTATGCAGACTACAAAATAGTGTTTATTTTAATGGGACCATAAAAGACTTATTCAACCTCCACAAATAGTGAAATTCGAATTCGGAATAGATGTGGAAAGGCAAAAAGTAAGAAGTAATTCAAGGCAGAAGTAGAGAATAATATGGCGTAGGAGACGGCACATAAATCTTCAAGAATTTGCATTACCATGCACCAAACTCTAACCACAGACAGATAACGCGGATTATTACATTCCTGGCATGGAGGTGGCAGGCTTTCTttgcaaatattatatatagcaTATAGTACAATTATATGTGTGACctgcaaaaaataatattttttatcattAGGTTCATTGCATTCTATTAGGCCACCTTCCATCCACAGAATAACGACAAGTTACCGCTGCTCACATTAGACTAAGAACGAAATTGGGTCTTTGCAACAAGATAGGTTGGAAATTACTCTAGATAAATTGAATATTATTATCTCCCGAATAAATCTGCTTCAAGAATTGTGTAATTGGAATCCCAAGAATATGCCAATGCCACTTTGCTCACTTCAAAAGAAAAGCTATTCCAATTTGCAAGAATGCTTCCACTTCAGAATTACTTGGTACACATGAGAGacatgaacaaaataaaatgtGGAAATTGTATCATATATGCTTAACTACTGCAACGAGGGTCATTTCCCTGAGATAAGTCTCATAAATTCTTGAATTAAGAAAATGTTATTAGCTTGCTAAACACCATGGTGTCATCTGAAAATCGCATATGCCATAATCAAACCATCCAGCAAAACAAATAGAAATTTTATTCTAATCACCAtctaaaagaagaaacaaaaaagggaCAAACTAGAGGGCTGACTCAAGACAGCCTCCTCAGTCAAGCCAGCTCAAGGTGCATAAGCAATGATATTCAAACAATGTGCCAATAACAGAACCAGGTATATGCTTATGTGTTTAACTTGAATAAGCTAGGGtgacatatgcatatataagtaataaaaaaagtaacaaCATATTGGAAAAGAGGGATCCAGGAAATAGTACTAACGTGCTAATTGTTGAAGGCCGATAAAGACGAAGCATAAATAGACTTTCCACATCTATTCTGTCAACAAGAGGTCTTGCATATCCTATCAGCACAAACAGGATAAACTTTTAAGCCAATGAGCAAGAAAATAATGGCAAATCACTAAGAAATAATAAACCTAGAAAAATTGTGAAGTAGCAAGCAAACCTTCAAGGCCAGCAGTAAACAGCACAAGATCTGCAAATTTACTAAGTTCCTTCAAAAATTCTTGCAATCCTGGACGCTCAAACACCGTAACGTAATTTATCTTAGGCTTTCCTTCACATTCCTTGAAATCCCAAAATACACAAATGAAAGAGTTTCTTTTATATGATTACTAAATGACCTATTAACAACGAATTGActaatattacaattttataACAAACCTTCTCAGAAGATATGCATTCCAGCTCGAACCACGTCAATCCAGCCTCGGTGGCTTGATTGCGCAGAGCAGCTGGCAAACTTGATGTCTCGTATGCACATACTAAAGTTTCATCCAAATCAAGCACAACCTGTAGTTACATGTAACTCGACAATCAGCTTATGCAGTAAGCAATCATTGCAAACACCTTGCACAAGGCTTCCGCCACCAGTACGGTCGCAAAGGGGAGACTGACATAGCCTTGGCTCTGTTGTTGAAACTAGGAGGgctaattttcttttgttattttttttaatagctgTGAAAGGTTTAAATAGAAGGAAACAATAGAGAGACCAGAAAGAACTTGATGAAACCATTTGAATTATCATCTTACCGCTTCACTTCAAGAAGTAACTCAAGGTAACTAAGATTTAAGTGATTTAGCATCATGGTCTTGAACTCTTTTAACAAATAACCATATTCAGTGATGGACGCTGAGCCATTCTAAGGTTGATACACATATCTATACAcctatatgtctatatatatctaCGTTCGATACAGTGTTTTCATAGAAACAAAAACATTGAGTGAAGTAAAAATTCTCAATTTTTCATGAAATTGAAGCATATAAGGTAATAAAAAGCTAAAATTTATTCCGATAAAATTGAATTCCATAGACAAATACATATCAGCGACCGTACCGTTAGTCTCTCGAGACGGTCGACGGCGACCGAGGGAGGAACGGCTGGGGAGACGTCAACGGTGGTGGCAGGATCGGTCTCCGGCAACTCGACGACGGGCAAGGGTTTGAAGGGCAgagaagaggagaggagagtGTGATGGCCGAGAGCTCTGATGATTCTGAGGAAGATCTGGAAGAAGAATCCAAGCCAGTTCAACAGAGTCCTCAGAAGTTGCAGAGAGGGCCGAGTCGAGTAAACCTCGGCCTGAGTCAACTCGGCCATGGACAAGATAAAACGAAGTCGTTTGGTTAATTGTAGAGAGACGAGAGAGTCGCCGACctctgaagaaaataaaaacgaaGAATCAAAGCGGTGAcggtggtggcggtggtggtgatAGATTCAACCACGTCCAAGTCCCCCGACAGAGTGATTGAAGAAGATATCGTAATACCACACACGCGCTGATTAGGTGAGTAGagttgttttcttttaattaaatgaaaataaaaattagattaaaaaattgacaaaaacaaaatttaatatattcaaaattttgtttattattgtaTGGCTAAACCAACTCTTAATACTCTCAAAATTGCGAGTGTTTCTTATTTCTAttcttgaaattgaaattttgcCTCAAATGTCCTTAAAGTTTCAAAAAGCTAATCATTTGTATTTCGAAATCGATTTTTCCATCAATGTTCGTCGAAACTTGAATAGCTGGCAATCGAAAGGCTCAGCtggcaattccatgtcattatTGTATCATCACTCAATTATCTCTATTTGAATTTAAACGCATACAAGTACATCATGATTTGTGTATTTTTAGGAAAATACTACATAGGCCATGCAGCATCTCTATTAACATGTAGGTATGATATTTGATCACTAGAAGCTAATATATTAAATCTCCTCTCGGTCTCAATAAAATCACAAGTCAATTAAATGGTGATCAAACACTTAATAGCATTAAGAAGGGTGATAAAAATACCCAACATGCAAAATtaaaacttcaaacatataaattATTGAAACCAATCCTTCATAATTTTGGCTACATCTGCAGCCCTAAGCCCCTAACTAATGGAGTTTAGTCTATCATAGTTGAAATAAAatccatataaattataatcaatTGATAACATGAAGAAGAAATATAAAAACAGAAGTAACAAAGAAAACATTGTGCATGTTAGATGGATTTCTTAGTTTCCACCGTGCTTCTCGGATTTTCTCCCCCTTTCTCTAGGTTTTCCACGAATTCTCCAACGTTGGGACACTTAGAAattcacacccccatacacactaacagtattgtccgctttgagttgtCTGGTTTTCGAGTATCACAACTTTCTTCCTCATTAGCCTAGCTACTAAGGGTCGAAACCCAACTCACTTAGATTAGGAAAATTTTTTGTTGGTAGTAAGGGGTGTGCTTTATTAAGGGGAATATCCACATATCTTTTTACGATGTGAGacttctaacactcccccgcactagTAGAAGTCATGTCCAACTTGATCGAAttgttccgataccatgttagaaatccacacccccatacatgctaacaatattgtccattttggatTGTTCGGTTCCCAATGATACATCAAGCCACATAGCTTTGTTCCTCCTTAACCCAACTATTGAGGGCCAAAACCCCAATGTTCAAAGCTCAAATCACTTGAGTTAGGAAAAAATCTTGTTGGTAGTAAGGGATGAACTTTACCCTTATTAAGAAAAATATCTACACATCTTTTTACgatgtgagacttctaatagGAACTACTCTTTAATCTCTAGAATTGTATCTCCTTATATGCGATTCGAAATCctcttttttttaacctttttttttttttgaaggaagaTTTTTGAGTCTCGACTTATCACGCATTGTTTTTCCTTGAAATTGACTTACTAGGAAAAATTGGTCAACAAATTAATTATAGCTCGAACTTTTAAATTTAATTCGCAACAAAATTTATGACAATTGGACTTGTGTAGCGAAATTTATCCCCAATTAATTGAGACATGCTCTGGCTCTCTGGAAATTCCTAAAAggctaaaatataaaaatagtttaacttcttttcttttgactTTCTTCCAAAATTAAATCACCTCACCAATACGCAATGAAGATTTTGATGTCTTTGAAAGAATGCCTAAGAAAGATGTGATGTATTGGAATGCTTTGTTCCTTGGctctttattttaatttactTAAGTTCTTGTTTGTAATTGACATGTCAGCCTATGAACCATATTTCTTTTGCTAGAGGGTTTTGTAATTGGTCGTGTGCCATCTAATATCTTTCTTGTTTTGGCTTTTGCCCCCCCTGTCTTAATACAGATTTTCTTTCCAGTGAATTACCCtgttttgattttgttactTGTAGGTATCGAAAAATAGTGAAGACACGTGCTTCTAATGAGGACGAGGAGAATTTCGGAAATGTGTTATTTTGgacttggtgttttttttttaaacaagggAGAATGATTTAAACCCTGATCATCAGGGTTTTACACATAATTTTTATCACTTTAATTAATGATTCGGGTGTTATTTTGGACTTGttatattatgttaatttaCATTTGGTGGGTTTAGAACTATATGGTGCActtgatacatacatacatacatggcTCATTTTAgggaaaataatataaatacttATTCGGTCCTTTTCGTAAAGTTTGTGGTCATTTTGCTTGCTTTATTTCCCTTTTAATTTTAACAATACTACTATAATAAAGACTTTGATGAGTCATaatatgagacataaattaTTAAGCAGTATGGGTAAGGTTGACACGCGCCGCAACAagagagagtgggggacaaacaAACGGACAAAAATAGAAAGCGAAAGCTGCCATTTTTAATTTGCAGCGAATAAGCCAATCGAATGAGACAATGTTTCTCCCTTTCATTGCAACCTTTTTTTCCCAGAAGTCTTACATTGCAATTATTAGATAACAGTATTGCGGTCGTCCACATAttatgggcttgtttgggaattgTAAGGTATGATGTGGTGTTTTGAGttataaaattgtggtgctgtaaggtgagttggaacgtaaaaaactatttggcgcatcacttttaaaactgtggtgcggtgctgtgaggtgcgtttgacgtatctaaattacggttatattagatgactaataatattaatataaaattacttaaggtttacattgtacattaatataaaataaaataattgacctaatttgattacgtaggataATTCAACacatattgtaagcgtttgggagtgctgtgaggtgagttggaacgcaaaagctgtttgacgtgtcataaaaaactgtggtgctgtgaggtgtgttgcaactgaacacagttgcAACACATTGCCAAACTCATACATAGTGATAGCTCGCACTAATCTAAGTCTCTTAAAtgtaaattttaaaacattttaatctttaaaatacatgttaaattttgaaaaaaaattacatattttgaATTagtgcataaaactctttctaacaagatttattattgatgaattttataggataaatcttaattccattattttcttCGAtgtaattttaaaaacaatggaatctatattaaaacaataaattttaaacaatgaaTTTCTACGATAAAAGATTGGAATAAAGCTATTCAATGGAATAAATCTCTTGGGCTACCAAACTAATgaattacatgtcattttcaattaaataaagagtttttgtgttttgaaaaCGTGGGCCATATCAGGCGATGACAAGGCCCTGGCATATCCAACTGACAACCAAACAATCCAGCAGGGAGACCCAAAAGACGAAGATTAAAAAGGTAGACAGGATTGTGCCCGGGCCCGGCCAAACCAATTGAGACAACCAAACAATCCACCAAGGAAGCCCAAAGGGAGGGAGAGTGAAATGAATAGCTTTAGGGATTTCCAAATGCTAGATACCCAATAGTCGAGCTCCACAAAACTAGCCCAACAACTAACAAGGCAAGCCCATATCCAATCCAGAACTGGGAATCAGCTGAGACAAACCGAAAGAGCCATTCAAAGTCGGAAAAGAGAGCAAGGCCTGGGCCCATATGAGTCGGGCTTTGGGTCAGGCTTCGAACCTATGGGTCGGGCT is a genomic window containing:
- the LOC120002851 gene encoding CTD nuclear envelope phosphatase 1 homolog, which encodes MAELTQAEVYSTRPSLQLLRTLLNWLGFFFQIFLRIIRALGHHTLLSSSLPFKPLPVVELPETDPATTVDVSPAVPPSVAVDRLERLTVVLDLDETLVCAYETSSLPAALRNQATEAGLTWFELECISSEKECEGKPKINYVTVFERPGLQEFLKELSKFADLVLFTAGLEGYARPLVDRIDVESLFMLRLYRPSTISTEYREHVKDLSCLSKNLCRTVIVDNNPFSFLLQPINGIPCIAFTAGQPRDTQLLDVLLPLLKHLSQQNDVRPLLYERFHMPEWFQKQGIPASSWPSLE